The Watersipora subatra chromosome 1, tzWatSuba1.1, whole genome shotgun sequence genome has a window encoding:
- the LOC137396887 gene encoding polycystin-2-like, translating into MPTRPDSARSIAAWSTADHDNELQGAINDGFEGSSSNIGGFLQSGADSSRKHQVEENSDSCWFKFTDGVKSMWSTRHTVDTAKDKDLYIKTTLKELIIYIIFLGVLCALTFGMTSSTMFYYTKVMSELFLDSPFPETKNTFRGINHPFDFWRFAEGPLMDGLYWETWYNNRNLTEDEKGYIYYESKLLGVPRLRQVRVKNNTCTIDKNFEDQLKGCYGGYSNSNEFKGQFGGIPENDTSSAWNYQSSDTLDGSKHSGSLAVYNGGGYTQNLGSKKSASLSIIAELKDRLWIDRGTRAVFADFTVYNANINLFCVVRFVVEYPATGGAIPTSAFRTVKLIRYVTVMDYVILACECLFVLFAIYYTIEELMEIKEHKLKYFTEFWNVLDVFVLAVSYICIGFSVYRTIRVNVMLDELLKNPEEYADFEYLAYWQSQFNNQIAIAVFLAWMKMFKYISFNKTLTQLSATLSRSSKDLFGFLVMFLIMFLDFAQLGNQMFGTQIEDFSTTWSAVFTLFRIILGDFDFHALQNAHHFFGPTYFFVYVFFIFFVLLNMFLAIINDTYSEVKGDETLQSSEFEMGDYFKKGYEKMMDKLNFKKDKLNDIQRTLAGADADGDNHLQFSEWRNDLKQLGYADTEIEAMFAKYDTDGDRILDPEEQRHLAEDLMKQKDSLNQEYAKIQDAKDSETPASLADLLDSDDEDSSKRGVVDDGVPYEEYAVLARRVDRMEHSIGSIVSKIDAVLIKLDTMERAKSRRRETMSKLLDSIIEGGGDELTDDQRKDQMEQLVADELARWDQDAMNSNSDLGTAHGRPMSGQSLLRSRPSTGSSKGSLKKDMV; encoded by the exons ATGCCTACACGCCCTGACAGCGCGCGCAGCATCGCTGCCTGGAGTACTGCCGACCATGACAATGAGCTGCAAGGAG CCATTAATGATGGTTTCGAGGGCTCATCTAGCAACATCGGAGGTTTCCTACAGAGTGGAGCTGACAGCAGCAGAAAGCATCAAGTAGAAGAGAACAGTGATTCCTGCTGGTTCAAGTTTACTGATGGAGTCAAGT CCATGTGGTCGACAAGACACACGGTTGACACCGCGAAGGACAAGGATCTTTACATCAAGACCACTTTGAAGGAACTCATCATCTACATTATTTTCCTCGGAGTCCTTTGTGCGC TCACCTTTGGTATGACATCATCAACAATGTTCTACTACACAAAGGTCATGAGCGAACTCTTCCTTGACAGCCCTTTCCCAGAGACGAAGAACACATTTCGAGGAATCAATCACCCTTTCGACTTCTGGAGG TTTGCCGAAGGACCTTTAATGGATGGCTTGTATTGGGAGACCTGGTATAACAACCGCAATCTTACAGAGGATGAAAAGGGCTACATTTACTATGAGAGCAAGCTACTCGGGGTTCCTCGTCTCCGACAG GTTCGTGTGAAGAACAACACCTGCACAATCGACAAGAATTTTGAAGACCAGTTGAAGGGTTGCTATGGAGGTTATTCTAATAGTAACGAGTTTAAAGGGCAATTTGGTGGCATTCCTGAGAATGACACCTCATCCGC ATGGAACTACCAGTCGTCTGACACCCTCGATGGTTCGAAGCACAGTGGCTCTCTTGCTGTATACAATGGAGGCGGTTACACGCAAAATCTTGGTTCAAAGAAGAGCGCAAGTCTCTCCATAATTGCGGAGCTTAAGGACAGGCTATGGATAGATCGTGGCACTAGAGCTGTCTTCGCTGATTTCACTGTTTATAATGCCAACATCAACCTCTTCTGTGTCGTGAG ATTTGTGGTGGAATATCCTGCTACTGGCGGAGCGATTCCCACTTCAGCTTTCCGTACAGTTAAACTGATTCGATATGTGACTGTGATGGACTATGTGATCCTTGCCTGCGAATGCCTCTTTGTCCTTTTTGCCATATATTACACGATTGAAGAGCTCATGGAG ATAAAAGAGCACAAGTTAAAGTATTTCACCGAATTCTGGAATGTTCTTGATGTCTTTGTTCTCGCTGTCTCCTATATCTGCATCGGCTTCTCAGTTTATCGAACAATCAGAGTCAATGTGATGCTGGATGAGCTGCTAAAGAATCCGGAGGAATATGCTGACTTTGAGTATCTGGCATATTGGCAGAGCCAGTTCAACAACCAGATCGCTATTGCTGTTTTCTTGGCTTGGATGAAG aTGTTTAAATACATCAGCTTTAACAAAACATTGACTCAACTTTCTGCCACTCTCTCTCGCTCTTCTAAAGACCTCTTCGGCTTTCTTGTGATGTTCTTGATCATGTTCCTTGACTTTGCTCAGCTTGGAAACCAGATGTTTGGAACTCAGATCGAGGACTTCAGCACTACTTGGAGCGCAGT ATTCACCTTGTTCCGTATCATACTTGGTGACTTTGATTTCCACGCCCTTCAGAACGCGCATCACTTCTTTGGTCCTACGTACTTCTTTGTCTATGTATTTTTCATCTTCTTCGTTTTGCTCAACATGTTCCTCGCCATTATTAATGATACCTACTCAGAGGTCAAGGGTGATGAAACTCTCCAGAGTTCTGAATTTGAGATGGGGGACTACTTTAAGAAG GGCTATGAGAAGATGATGGACAAGCTCAACTTCAAAAAGGACAAACTGAATGACATTCAGCGGACACTTGCCGGTGCTGACGCTGATGGTGACAACCACTTGCAGTTTTCTGAGTGGCGAAATGACCTTAAGCAGTTA GGATACGCTGACACCGAGATTGAGGCCATGTTTGCCAAGTATGACACTGATGGAGACAGAATTCTTGACCCCGAAGAGCAGCGACATTTAGCTGAAGATCTAATGAAGCAGAAGGATTCGCTGAATCAGGAGTACGCTAAGATACAAGATGCTAAAGACTCCGAGACACCTGCCTCTCTTGCCGACTTACTC GATAGCGACGATGAAGATAGCAGCAAGCGTGGAGTTGTAGATGATGGAGTGCCGTACGAAGAGTACGCAGTTCTAGCGAGAAGAGTCGACAGAATGGAACATTCGATAGGGAGTATCGTCTCAAAAATAGATGCCGTGCTCATTAAACTTGACACTATGGAGAGAGCCAAGTCTAGGAGGAGAGAGACGATGAGCAAACTCCTTGACAGCATCATTGAG GGAGGTGGAGACGAGTTGACTGATGATCAGAGGAAAGATCAGATGGAGCAACTGGTAGCTGATGAGTTAGCTCGGTGGGACCAGGATGCCATGAACTCCAACTCAGATCTCGGCACCGCTCATGGAAGACCGATGTCTGGTCAGAGTCTTCTCCGATCCCGTCCTTCCACAGGCTCA
- the LOC137397209 gene encoding epsin-2-like isoform X1 encodes MPVMRSVKNMVKNYTDAEVKVRKATSNDPWGPSSTLMSEIADLTYNVVAFTEIMAMIWKRLSDHGKNWRHVYKSLTLLEYIMKTGSEKVAQQCKENIFAIQTLSDFQHMEDNKDLGANVREKAKVLIALLKDDERLKNERAKALKTKERFTENFGIGSDSTSRQLGRPKHRPTLLTSDTPTPSSLANPDLEQARPHSAGEEELQLQLALAMSKEEAENDAKKKTNDDLKLQMALEESQKDALPPEAPKAELRRLKPHLLDFAGAGRLAAPPSTSDPWNPSAQAPINVTTTDPWSPQPASTAAVESNASPFSPVIGSSSDPWAPTNVPSAPASNNPWDAPAAQPAVNNDPWGAGPPVSQATSPWQANGGSATKPATVDDDFDALGMRTTVMAETSASNGGSLFDMQEVQGSLPPLPHGQTSLTASKRPEDFLDTQAKPLVNIDNLVVKHSTPGTVNPFAMTNHGTGSVPINSNPFHAQQPPRPSLNQMSATTNMGGFNNGQQPLVNPMMPMHGYMGAQPLYHQAPSQQPNMNNPFL; translated from the exons ATGCCGGTAATGCGATCAGTAAAAAACATGGTAAAAAACTATACAGATGCTGAAGTGAAAGTAAGAAAAGCAACCTCAAATGATCCATGGGGCCCATCGAGCACCCTAATGTCCGAGATCGCTGATCTCACATATAATGTAGTCGCATTCACAGAGATAATGGCTATGATATGGAAGAGGCTGAGTGACCATGGCAAGAATTGGCGTCATGTATACAAATCGTTGACTTTGCTTGAATACATCATGAAGACAGGCTCTGAAAAG GTGGCGCAACAGTGCAAGGAGAATATATTTGCAATACAAACTCTATCAGATTTCCAACATATGGAGGATAACAAAGACCTCGGGGCAAATGTAAGGGAAAAGGCAAAGGTACTCATTGCCCTTTTAAAAGATGACGAGAGGTTGAAGAATGAGAGAGCTAAGGCTTTGAAGACTAAGGAGAGGTTTACTGAGAACTTTGGCATCGGCAGCGATTCAACTTCT AGGCAGCTAGGCAGACCAAAGCACCGGCCGACACTACTCACCAGCG ACACACCGACCCCCTCCTCTCTCGCTAATCCCGATTTGGAGCAGGCTCGACCACACTCGGCAGGCGAGGAGGAACTACAATTACAGTTGGCACTGGCCATGAGCAAGGAGGAAGCCGAGAATGacgcaaaaaagaaaacaaacgaTGACCTTAAACTTCAGATGGCGTTAGAAGAGAGCCAGAAAGATGCTCTGCCTCCAGAAGCACCCAAAGCTGAG CTACGGCGACTAAAGCCA CATTTGCTTGACTTCGCTGGAGCTGGTCGTCTAGCCGCCCCACCATCCACTAGTGATCCATGGAATCCTAGTGCTCAGGCACCAATAAATGTCACTACCACAGACCCCTGGTCTCCGCAACCAGCGAGTACAGCAGCGGTGGAGTCTAATGCAAGCCCATTCTCACCTGTCATCGGTTCCTCATCAGACCCATGGGCGCCTACCAATGTACCTTCCGCGCCTGCTAGTAACAATCCATGGGATGCACCCGCTGCCCAACCTGCTG TGAACAATGATCCATGGGGTGCTGGTCCACCAGTAAGCCAAGCTACCTCTCCATGGCAGGCGAATGGCGGCAGCGCTACCAAGCCTGCAACAGTAGATGACGATTTTGATGCGCTGGGAATGAGAACAACTGTCATGGCTGAAACTTCAG CTAGTAACGGCGGTTCATTGTTTGACATGCAAGAAGTGCAGGGCTCACTTCCGCCGCTGCCACACGGCCAGACCAGCCTTACGGCCTCAAAAAGACCTGAGGACTTCCTAGACACACAGGCTAAGCCTTTGGTTAACATAGATAATTTGGTTGTGAAGCATTCAACACCAGGCACTG tCAATCCATTTGCAATGACAAACCATGGAACCGGCTCTGTACCTATTAACAGTAATCCTTTCCACGCTCAACAACCACCAAGGCCATCCCTTAACCAGATGTCGGCAACCACAAATATGGGTGGCTTCAACAATGGTCAACAACCGCTCGTAAACCCAATGATGCCAATGCATGGTTACATGGGTGCTCAGCCCCTTTACCATCAAGCACCATCTCAGCAGCCAAACATGAATAACCCTTTTCTTTGA
- the LOC137397209 gene encoding epsin-2-like isoform X2: protein MPVMRSVKNMVKNYTDAEVKVRKATSNDPWGPSSTLMSEIADLTYNVVAFTEIMAMIWKRLSDHGKNWRHVYKSLTLLEYIMKTGSEKVAQQCKENIFAIQTLSDFQHMEDNKDLGANVREKAKVLIALLKDDERLKNERAKALKTKERFTENFGIGSDSTSRQLGRPKHRPTLLTSDTPTPSSLANPDLEQARPHSAGEEELQLQLALAMSKEEAENDAKKKTNDDLKLQMALEESQKDALPPEAPKAEHLLDFAGAGRLAAPPSTSDPWNPSAQAPINVTTTDPWSPQPASTAAVESNASPFSPVIGSSSDPWAPTNVPSAPASNNPWDAPAAQPAVNNDPWGAGPPVSQATSPWQANGGSATKPATVDDDFDALGMRTTVMAETSASNGGSLFDMQEVQGSLPPLPHGQTSLTASKRPEDFLDTQAKPLVNIDNLVVKHSTPGTVNPFAMTNHGTGSVPINSNPFHAQQPPRPSLNQMSATTNMGGFNNGQQPLVNPMMPMHGYMGAQPLYHQAPSQQPNMNNPFL from the exons ATGCCGGTAATGCGATCAGTAAAAAACATGGTAAAAAACTATACAGATGCTGAAGTGAAAGTAAGAAAAGCAACCTCAAATGATCCATGGGGCCCATCGAGCACCCTAATGTCCGAGATCGCTGATCTCACATATAATGTAGTCGCATTCACAGAGATAATGGCTATGATATGGAAGAGGCTGAGTGACCATGGCAAGAATTGGCGTCATGTATACAAATCGTTGACTTTGCTTGAATACATCATGAAGACAGGCTCTGAAAAG GTGGCGCAACAGTGCAAGGAGAATATATTTGCAATACAAACTCTATCAGATTTCCAACATATGGAGGATAACAAAGACCTCGGGGCAAATGTAAGGGAAAAGGCAAAGGTACTCATTGCCCTTTTAAAAGATGACGAGAGGTTGAAGAATGAGAGAGCTAAGGCTTTGAAGACTAAGGAGAGGTTTACTGAGAACTTTGGCATCGGCAGCGATTCAACTTCT AGGCAGCTAGGCAGACCAAAGCACCGGCCGACACTACTCACCAGCG ACACACCGACCCCCTCCTCTCTCGCTAATCCCGATTTGGAGCAGGCTCGACCACACTCGGCAGGCGAGGAGGAACTACAATTACAGTTGGCACTGGCCATGAGCAAGGAGGAAGCCGAGAATGacgcaaaaaagaaaacaaacgaTGACCTTAAACTTCAGATGGCGTTAGAAGAGAGCCAGAAAGATGCTCTGCCTCCAGAAGCACCCAAAGCTGAG CATTTGCTTGACTTCGCTGGAGCTGGTCGTCTAGCCGCCCCACCATCCACTAGTGATCCATGGAATCCTAGTGCTCAGGCACCAATAAATGTCACTACCACAGACCCCTGGTCTCCGCAACCAGCGAGTACAGCAGCGGTGGAGTCTAATGCAAGCCCATTCTCACCTGTCATCGGTTCCTCATCAGACCCATGGGCGCCTACCAATGTACCTTCCGCGCCTGCTAGTAACAATCCATGGGATGCACCCGCTGCCCAACCTGCTG TGAACAATGATCCATGGGGTGCTGGTCCACCAGTAAGCCAAGCTACCTCTCCATGGCAGGCGAATGGCGGCAGCGCTACCAAGCCTGCAACAGTAGATGACGATTTTGATGCGCTGGGAATGAGAACAACTGTCATGGCTGAAACTTCAG CTAGTAACGGCGGTTCATTGTTTGACATGCAAGAAGTGCAGGGCTCACTTCCGCCGCTGCCACACGGCCAGACCAGCCTTACGGCCTCAAAAAGACCTGAGGACTTCCTAGACACACAGGCTAAGCCTTTGGTTAACATAGATAATTTGGTTGTGAAGCATTCAACACCAGGCACTG tCAATCCATTTGCAATGACAAACCATGGAACCGGCTCTGTACCTATTAACAGTAATCCTTTCCACGCTCAACAACCACCAAGGCCATCCCTTAACCAGATGTCGGCAACCACAAATATGGGTGGCTTCAACAATGGTCAACAACCGCTCGTAAACCCAATGATGCCAATGCATGGTTACATGGGTGCTCAGCCCCTTTACCATCAAGCACCATCTCAGCAGCCAAACATGAATAACCCTTTTCTTTGA